One part of the Anguilla anguilla isolate fAngAng1 chromosome 11, fAngAng1.pri, whole genome shotgun sequence genome encodes these proteins:
- the LOC118208241 gene encoding ADP-ribosylation factor-like protein 8A, translating to MIALFNKLLDWFKALFWKEEMELTLVGLQYSGKTTFVNVIASGQFSEDMIPTVGFNMRKITKGNVTIKLWDIGGQPRFRSMWERYCRGVSAIVYMVDAADPEKIEASKNELHNLLDKPQLQGIPVLVLGNKRDLPGSLDEKELIERMNLSAIQDREICCYSISCKEKDNIDITLQWLIQHSRTRRTS from the exons ATGATCGCCTTGTTTAACAAGCTCCTGGACTGGTTTAAAGCGCTCTTCTGGAAAGAAGAAATGGAACTGACTCTTGTTGGGCTCCAGTATTCAGGGAAGACCACCTTCGTCAACGTGATTGCG TCTGGCCAGTTCAGTGAAGACATGATCCCCACGGTGGGCTTCAACATGAGGAAGATCACCAAGGGAAACGTCACCATCAAG CTGTGGGACATTGGCGGTCAGCCTCGATTTCGGAGCATGTGGGAGCGGTACTGCCGTGGGGTCAGCGCCATCGT gTACATGGTGGATGCTGCGGACCCAGAGAAGATCGAGGCTTCTAAGAACGAACTGCACAACCTGCTAGACAAGCCTCAGCTGCAGGGCATTCCT GTCCTTGTTCTGGGCAACAAGAGGGATCTTCCAGGCTCCTTGGATGAGAAAGAGCTGATAGAGAGAAT GAACTTATCGGCGATTCAGGACCGGGAGATCTGCTGCTACTCCATCTCCTGCAAGGAAAAGGATAACATCG ATATCACACTACAGTGGTTGATCCAGCACTCCAGAACAAGGCGGACCTCTTGA
- the gpr37l1b gene encoding G-protein coupled receptor 37-like 1 yields MVFSFILLLLLAISASEPRNILWPNGDSVQTALERTPDDAADDSFTERDGLTSRNNFIPNESLENDDADTSHKRVPRGAKGGSTKKGDQQSPFSHRYPRPYDPNDYFTTPTTVLLYNATYNLDDETGVTGLGTGGSVVESNNVTARGRTRIRNPLYPLTESSYSAYAVMFLSLIVFAVGIVGNLAVMCIVWHNYYMKSAWNCILASLAFWDFLVLFFCLPVVIFNELTNKRLLGDFSCRAVPYMEVTSLGVTTFSLCALGIDRFQAAASAQPRPGQVERCQSILAKLGVIWVGSMVLAAPELLLWQLSQEVSEAAAGGLVDSCSMRLSAGLPEWLSSLVLTYHDARVWWFFGCYLCLPVLFTLACQLATRHVAGDAAAGGEQDGRPPLAAPKKQPAQGQPGQRRDRQLNCTVVALAAVYGVCALPENACNIALAYASAPVSASTATLLGLVNQFFLFFKSSVTPVLLLCLCKSLGQAFMDCCCCCCEECLPDSPSTPGGPAQAKHKAPADISPSIFFDKAKDSSSILAIGSNC; encoded by the exons ATGGTTTTCTCTTTTATACTTCTACTGCTTTTAGCCATAAGTGCGTCTGAGCCCAGAAATATCCTTTGGCCAAATGGAGACAGTGTGCAAACGGCTCTGGAAAGGACACCTGATGATGCGGCAGACGATTCGTTTACCGAACGTGATGGGCTGACCTCGCgaaataattttattccaaACGAGAGTTTAGAAAATGATGATGCAGACACAAGCCACAAGAGAGTTCCGCGGGGCGCAAAAGGTGGAAGCACCAAAAAAGGAGACCAACAATCACCTTTCAGCCACAGGTATCCGCGGCCCTACGACCCGAATGATTACTTCACGACTCCAACAACTGTCCTACTGTACAACGCCACATATAATCTGGACGACGAGACCGGAGTGACCGGGCTGGGTACCGGCGGATCTGTAGTAGAAAGCAACAATGTCACCGCACGGGGCAGAACCCGAATCCGCAATCCGCTGTACCCGCTGACCGAGAGCTCATACAGTGCCTATGCGGTGATGTTCCTCTCGCTCATCGTGTTCGCTGTGGGTATAGTAGGGAACCTCGCGGTCATGTGTATCGTGTGGCACAACTACTACATGAAAAGCGCGTGGAATTGCATCCTGGCGAGTCTGGCCTTCTGGGATTTCTTGGTACTTTTCTTCTGTCTGCCGGTGGTCATCTTTAACGAACTCACCAACAAAAGGCTCCTGGGGGACTTTTCATGCAGAGCCGTACCCTATATGGAG gtGACGTCCCTGGGCGTGACCACCTTCAGCCTGTGCGCCCTGGGAATCGACCGCTTCCAGGCGGCGGCCAGCGCCCAGCCCAGGCCCGGGCAGGTGGAGCGCTGCCAGTCCATCCTGGCCAAGCTGGGCGTGATCTGGGTGGGCTCCATGGTGCTGGCGGCGCCCGAGCTCCTGCTGTGGCAGCTGAGCCAGGAGGTCTcggaggcggcggcggggggccTGGTGGACTCCTGCTCCATGCGGCTGTCTGCGGGCCTGCCCGAGTGGCTGTCCTCCCTGGTGCTCACCTACCACGACGCCCGCGTCTGGTGGTTCTTCGGCTGCTACCTCTGCCTGCCCGTCCTCTTCACCCTGGCCTGCCAGCTGGCCACCCGGCACGTGGCGGGCGACGCGGCGGCGGGGGGCGAGCAGGACGGGCGGCCCCCCCTGGCCGCGCCCAAAAAGCAGCCGGCGCAGGGGCAGCCGGGGCAGAGGAGGGACCGGCAGCTCAACTGCACGGTGGTGGCGCTGGCGGCGGTGTACGGCGTGTGCGCTCTGCCCGAGAACGCGTGCAACATCGCGCTGGCCTACGCCTCCGCCCCCGTCTCCGCCTCCACCGCCACCCTCCTCGGCCTGGTCAACCagttcttcctcttcttcaagTCCTCGGTCACGCCCGtgctgctcctctgcctgtGCAAGTCCCTGGGCCAGGCCTTCAtggactgctgctgctgctgctgcgagGAGTGCCTGCCCgactccccctccacccccggcGGCCCCGCCCAGGCCAAGCACAAAGCCCCCGCCGACATCTCCCCCTCCATCTTCTTCGACAAGGCCAAGGACAGCTCCTCCATCCTGGCTATCGGCTCCAACTGCTGA